From one Raphanus sativus cultivar WK10039 unplaced genomic scaffold, ASM80110v3 Scaffold4188, whole genome shotgun sequence genomic stretch:
- the LOC108838862 gene encoding uncharacterized protein LOC108838862 isoform X3 — protein sequence MSSWVCSYVTRNVVTADHPHPFSSSQQFGSPPRRASIRLPLTSMPKFQLLKLQKFQSLSSTREGEQDSESVVQTLKIPDEWLLPSKAIEASHVSTYTRCTTNEGSQNSLAELSQAELPVRFSKTVQLEQMLSGLFCANVLQSLSFLRESISLRNVLLPFSTGPPRCRFTRLQSVHCTLQGKSVRKIQL from the exons ATGAGCTCATGGGTTTGCTCTTACGTGACTCGAAACGTCGTAACCGCCGATCATCCACATCCTTTCTCATCATCCCAACAATTTGGTTCTCCGCCACGTAGAGCATCCATCAGGTTACCCTTAACATCTATGCCGAAGTTTCAGCTACTTAAACTCCAAAAGTTCCAATCTTTATCGTCGACCCGTGAAGGAGAACAAGACTCCGAGTCAGTCGTACAAACCCTCAAGATTCCAGACGAGTGGTTGCTCCCTTCCAAGGCCATCGAG GCTTCTCATGTGTCCACATATACGAGGTGTACGACAAACGAGGGCTCACAAAATTCATTG GCGGAGCTGTCTCAGGCGGAGCTACCAGTACGGTTCTCAAAGACGGTACAACTAGAGCAAATGTTATCTGGTTTGTTTTGTGCCAACGTGCTACAGAGCTTAAGTTTCCTTCGAGAATCCATATCACTTCGAAACGTTTTGCTGCCATTTTCTACAGGTCCACCAAGAT GTAGATTTACGAGG
- the LOC108838862 gene encoding uncharacterized protein LOC108838862 isoform X4, which produces MSSWVCSYVTRNVVTADHPHPFSSSQQFGSPPRRASIRLPLTSMPKFQLLKLQKFQSLSSTREGEQDSESVVQTLKIPDEWLLPSKAIEASHVSTYTRCTTNEGSQNSLAELSQAELPVRFSKTVQLEQMLSGLFCANVLQSLSFLRESISLRNVLLPFSTGRFTRLQSVHCTLQGKSVRKIQL; this is translated from the exons ATGAGCTCATGGGTTTGCTCTTACGTGACTCGAAACGTCGTAACCGCCGATCATCCACATCCTTTCTCATCATCCCAACAATTTGGTTCTCCGCCACGTAGAGCATCCATCAGGTTACCCTTAACATCTATGCCGAAGTTTCAGCTACTTAAACTCCAAAAGTTCCAATCTTTATCGTCGACCCGTGAAGGAGAACAAGACTCCGAGTCAGTCGTACAAACCCTCAAGATTCCAGACGAGTGGTTGCTCCCTTCCAAGGCCATCGAG GCTTCTCATGTGTCCACATATACGAGGTGTACGACAAACGAGGGCTCACAAAATTCATTG GCGGAGCTGTCTCAGGCGGAGCTACCAGTACGGTTCTCAAAGACGGTACAACTAGAGCAAATGTTATCTGGTTTGTTTTGTGCCAACGTGCTACAGAGCTTAAGTTTCCTTCGAGAATCCATATCACTTCGAAACGTTTTGCTGCCATTTTCTACAG GTAGATTTACGAGG
- the LOC130507220 gene encoding flavone 3'-O-methyltransferase 1-like, giving the protein MGSLAKSQVIPLTKISSDEEASLYAVQLGSASVLPMVLKVAIELDLLEIMAKNDCFFGAQMSPSELASHLPTKNPDAHVMLDRILRLLASHSILTCSIRKLPDGGVERLYGLDTVCKYLTNNDAGVSLATHCLLNQDKVLMESWYHLKDAVLEGGIPFDKGYGMPTFVYHGKDQRFANVFNNGMSNHSTIVMKKILEAYKGFEGLSSVVDVGGGIGASLHMIVSNYPNIKATNFDLPHVIENAPSLAGIEHVKGDMFVSVPKGDAIFLKWVCHDWSDEQCLKLLKNCYEALPDDGKVIAVECLVPVAPDSSLLTKQVVHLDCIMMAHTAGGRERTEEEFESLARRVGFKGFQVICSVFGTYIMEFYKMT; this is encoded by the exons ATGGGATCATTGGCAAAATCTCAGGTGATTCCTCTAACAAAAATTTCCAGCGACGAGGAGGCTAGCCTCTATGCCGTGCAGCTTGGCAGCGCGTCCGTGCTTCCCATGGTTCTGAAAGTAGCCATAGAGCTCGACTTGCTCGAGATCATGGCCAAGAACGATTGCTTCTTCGGTGCTCAGATGTCTCCTTCAGAGTTAGCATCCCATCTCCCAACCAAGAACCCTGATGCACACGTCATGCTTGACCGGATCCTCCGGTTGCTTGCCTCACACTCCATACTGACTTGCTCTATACGTAAACTACCAGACGGTGGTGTAGAGCGTCTCTACGGACTTGACACTGTCTGCAAATACTTGACTAATAACGATGCCGGTGTCTCCCTTGCCACTCACTGTCTTTTGAACCAAGACAAGGTCCTGATGGAGAGTTG GTATCATTTGAAGGATGCAGTCCTTGAAGGAGGGATCCCATTCGATAAGGGATACGGTATGCCAACCTTCGTTTATCACGGGAAAGACCAGCGATTTGCAAATGTGTTTAACAATGGAATGTCAAACCACTCCACCATTGTGATGAAGAAGATTCTAGAGGCTTACAAGGGCTTCGAAGGATTATCATCTGTAGTCGATGTTGGCGGTGGAATAGGAGCCTCTCTTCATATGATTGTTTCCAACTACCCAAACATCAAAGCGACCAATTTTGATCTCCCACATGTTATCGAGAATGCCCCGTCTCTTGCTG GTATTGAACATGTTAAAGGAGATATGTTTGTTAGTGTTCCCAAAGGAGATGCCATATTCCTTAAG tgGGTTTGCCATGACTGGAGCGACGAACAGTGCTTGAAGTTATTGAAAAACTGCTATGAAGCGCTTCCAGATGATGGAAAGGTGATAGCTGTGGAGTGCTTAGTCCCGGTAGCACCAGACTCGAGCCTCTTGACTAAACAAGTAGTTCATTTGGACTGTATAATGATGGCTCACACCGCCGGCGGCAGAGAGCGAACAGAAGAGGAGTTTGAGTCTTTGGCAAGAAGAGTTGGTTTCAAAGGCTTCCAAGTCATTTGCAGCGTTTTTGGCACTTACATCATGGAATTCTACAAGATGACTTGA